One Candidatus Methylomirabilota bacterium genomic window, TCAGGGGTATGCGCCTTCAAGGGCTCACGCTGTTCGGCTTCAAGTCGTTCGCCGATCGAACCGACGTCAAGATTCTCCCCGGCATCACCGCCATCGTCGGCCCCAACGGCTGCGGCAAGACCAACATCGCGGACGCGCTCCGGTGGGCCCTCGGTGAGCAGAGCCCGAAGGCGCTCCGCGGGCACCGGATGGAAGACGTGATCTTTCACGGCTCCACCTCGCGCCGGCCGCTCGGGCTCGCCGAGGCGCTCCTCACCTTCTCGAACGATGGCGATGTCCCCGTGCCCTGGAGCGAGATCTCCGTCGGCCGGCGCCTCTACCGCGACGGCGAGTCGGAGTACCTCCTCAACAAGACTGCCTGCCGGCTGAAGGACATCCACGACCTGTTCCTGGGGACGGGCGTCAATCCGAAGGCGTACGCCCTGATGGAGCAGGAGCGGCTGGCTCACATCCTCACTGCACGTCCGCTCGATCGCCGCGTCTTCGTCGAAGAAGCCGCCGGAATCACCCGCTACAAGCAGCAGCGCACGGAGACACTCCAGAAGATCGAGGCGACCCGCCAGAACCTCCTGCGCGTGCGCGACGTGATGGACGAGGTGAAGCGCCAGCTGACCTCGCTCGAGCGCCAGGCCAGAAAGGCGCGGCAGTACAAGGCGCTCCAGGGCGAGCGACGCGGGCTCGAGCTCGCGCTGCTGGCGGCCGAGCACGCCGCGCTCCTCGGGGAGGAGGCGCGCCTCTCCACGGAGGAGCGGACGGCCACCGATCGCGCCGAGGCGCTCCGGGCGCGCGTCGCCGCCCTCACCGCGGAGCAAGAGCTCCTGCGGGCCGACGCGATGGCGGCCGAGCACCGCGCCGCGGACCTGCGTCACGGCCGGGACCGGGCCGAGCTCGAGCTGACCACGTGTCTCGAGCGGGCCACCGAGATCATGCGGCTCGAGCAGGAGCTGGAGGGCGATCTCCTCCGGCTCGGTGACGAAGCCGAGACGCTCGCGGCGCGGCTCCAGGCCCTCGAAGAGGAGCGGGCGGCCAAGCTCGCCCTGGCCGGAACTCTGCGGGACGAGTTCGCCCGCCTCCGCCAGCGCGCCCTGACCGAGGAGGCGGCGCTGGAGATCCTGCGGGGCCGCCTGCGGGAGGCGCGCGAGGAGGCCGAGCGGCTCCGTCGCGAGCAGGTCGTCCTCGCCGGACGCCGCACCGAGCTCGGGCAAATCCTCGGCGGCCTGGAAGAGCGGGGCGAGCAGCTCGGCCGCCGGCTCGAGCGGCTCACGGCCGAGCAGGGCCAGGCCGATCTGGAGCGCGGCCGGCTCCTCGACGACCGGTCGGCGACCGACGCCCGGCTCGCCGAGGCGACCGCTCGCGCCGCCGCGCACCAGGCGACACTCGCGCGCCTGGCGGCCGCCCTGGAAGCCGCCCTCGGCGCGCGGGCGCGCGCCGTCGAGGAGGCCGACGAGTGCCGCGTCGCGCTGGCGGCTCGCCGCTCGAGCCTCGCGGCGCTCGAAGAGCTCGAAGCCCAGCGGGCCGGGTATGGACGCGGCGTCCAGGCGGTCTTCGCGGCCGCGCGGGAGGCGCGGCTCGAGGGCGTCGTCGGGACCGTGGCCGATCTGCTCGAGGTGCCGCGCGAGCTCGAGCGAGCGATGGAAGCCGCCCTCGGCGAACGCCTCCAGTGGGTCGTGGTGGAGACCTTCGCCGCTGCCAAGGACGCGCTCGCCTATCTGGGCCGCGGCGGCGGCCAGGCGACCTTCGTCCCGCTGGACTGGCTGAACGGCGGGCCCAAGGGGTATCTGCCGGTCGGGGAGGAAGTGATCGGGCCAGCCGGCTCGCTCGTGGGATCCGGCTACCCGAGGCTCGTCGAGAACCTGCTCGGGTCGGTCGTGGTCGTCCGCGACCTGGGGGCGGCCGAGCGGCTCTGGAGCCAGAACGGCAACGGGACGAGCTTCGTGACGATCGCCGGCGAGGTCCTGACGCCGCCCGGCGCCGTGGGCGGCGGACGGGCGGCCGGCGGGAGCGACGCCTCGCTCCTCGCGCGGAAGCGCGCCATCCGGGACCTCCAGGCGGGCGTGGCCGAAGCCGACACGGCGCTCGAGGCCGCCCTCGGCCGGGTCCGCGCGCGGGAGGCCGAGCTCACGGAGCTCGCCGTCCAGCAGAAGACGGCGGGCGCGGCGCGGGAAGGGGCCGAAGCCGACCGGCTCGGCGCCGCCAAGGATCTGGAGCGCCTCGACCAGGAAGCGCAGCGCACCGGCCTCTTTGCCGACACGCTCCGCACGGAAGCGGCGCAGCTCGCGGCCGAGGCGGCGGGCGTCGGAGTCGAGCTCGGGGCCCGGCGCGGCGAGCTGGCGGCCGTGGAGGTCGCCACCACCACCGCCGACGCCGGGCTCGCGCGGGTCCTGGCCGGCATCGAGTCGGATGCGACGGCCGAAGCCGCGCGGGCCCAGGCCTTCCTGGAAGCGCAGGTGGACCTGGCCGCGCTGGCCGGCCGTATCGACGCGACCGAGAGCGACGTCGAGCGCCTCCGCGGGGCCGAGGCCGATGTGCGCGAGCGAATGAGCGCCGGAGCGGCGCGGGGCATCGCCGTCCGGGAGCGGCTCGGGCTGACAGCGGCCGAGCGGGCCCGACTCGAGGAGCGGGCCGTCGCTCTCCGCCAGGAACGCGACGCGGCCCAAGCGGCGGCTCAAGTGGCGGCCGAGGCGCTCCAGGCCCTCACCGAGCGCCTCCGGGCCCTCGGTGAGGAGGTGCGCGGCAGCGAGAGCGAGCTCGGCCGGCTGACGCACAGCCTGCGGGAGCTGTCCGTGCGGGCCGCCGAGGCGCGCGTCCGCCGGGAGGACCTCGAGACCGACGCGCGCCGGCAGTTCGAGGTGACGCCCGAAGCGCTACGCCAGACGCACGACCCGG contains:
- the smc gene encoding chromosome segregation protein SMC, producing the protein MRLQGLTLFGFKSFADRTDVKILPGITAIVGPNGCGKTNIADALRWALGEQSPKALRGHRMEDVIFHGSTSRRPLGLAEALLTFSNDGDVPVPWSEISVGRRLYRDGESEYLLNKTACRLKDIHDLFLGTGVNPKAYALMEQERLAHILTARPLDRRVFVEEAAGITRYKQQRTETLQKIEATRQNLLRVRDVMDEVKRQLTSLERQARKARQYKALQGERRGLELALLAAEHAALLGEEARLSTEERTATDRAEALRARVAALTAEQELLRADAMAAEHRAADLRHGRDRAELELTTCLERATEIMRLEQELEGDLLRLGDEAETLAARLQALEEERAAKLALAGTLRDEFARLRQRALTEEAALEILRGRLREAREEAERLRREQVVLAGRRTELGQILGGLEERGEQLGRRLERLTAEQGQADLERGRLLDDRSATDARLAEATARAAAHQATLARLAAALEAALGARARAVEEADECRVALAARRSSLAALEELEAQRAGYGRGVQAVFAAAREARLEGVVGTVADLLEVPRELERAMEAALGERLQWVVVETFAAAKDALAYLGRGGGQATFVPLDWLNGGPKGYLPVGEEVIGPAGSLVGSGYPRLVENLLGSVVVVRDLGAAERLWSQNGNGTSFVTIAGEVLTPPGAVGGGRAAGGSDASLLARKRAIRDLQAGVAEADTALEAALGRVRAREAELTELAVQQKTAGAAREGAEADRLGAAKDLERLDQEAQRTGLFADTLRTEAAQLAAEAAGVGVELGARRGELAAVEVATTTADAGLARVLAGIESDATAEAARAQAFLEAQVDLAALAGRIDATESDVERLRGAEADVRERMSAGAARGIAVRERLGLTAAERARLEERAVALRQERDAAQAAAQVAAEALQALTERLRALGEEVRGSESELGRLTHSLRELSVRAAEARVRREDLETDARRQFEVTPEALRQTHDPARDMEAMRTRVEELGTKIAALEPVNLIADEEYRELDERLGFLRAQHDDLTASVKDLERALRGMTRTAQERFVRAFEAINRNFQELFARLFEGGHAELRLVEAPEGGDPLESGIEMVAQPRGKRLQAISLLSGGEKALTGLALLFAIFYYRPSPFCLLDEVDAPLDDANIHRFTRVLRELSGQTQFIVITHNRKTMEAADVLYGVTMEEPGLSRIVSVNLT